The following DNA comes from cyanobiont of Ornithocercus magnificus.
CCACAAACACAAGATCAGATAAACCTACCGCTGAGGAGATTGCCAGCAAAAACCAGCAGCCACGAAAATGGCTTGGTGGCAGATAGGAAAAGATCTGCAGAATACGCGTCAGGGTGACACTTGGAAGGGAAATAGAGCAAAGCCTTTTCTCATGTCGCTCAGTCAAATATTACTGCTACCTAAGTGAACAGTTTCCAACATACATGCAATTAGGCTAGGGTTGTACCGATGGTGCCAGTCAGCAAACTGATCGGCCATGAAAACTCAGCTATATTGGACAGCACTAGGCCCGCGGTCAGGGATACAAAAGAAGCCATCATTCTGACCACAATCTAGCCCCTCTGGCATCCAAACTTGGCTGCCCCAGAAGATAAGGTTAACTATCAGCAATGGTACCAAAGCAACTTCCATGTGATGGACTTGTAACCAAGTCAACAAATTTACTAACAGGAAGAGAGCTTGTATATCACTGAGTCGGAAGCCAATCTGGGGTAGTACCTGCCAGCTAACCGATAACTGCAGCAATATGTAGATGACAATATTAAGAACAAGGCGACAACTGTAGGGGCAAGCTGCTAGAACTTGCCAGTTAAGACCACGACGCCAACAAGCCCATAACAAGCTGGCTAGCAACACGAGTTGACCCTGCAGTACCTGCCGGCGGATTGGATAAGAGCTAAAGAAGTTATTGTGCCTTACATAAGCCTCAGTCTTCTGTAACAGTGCAGGACCAACAATAAGCGCAGCAGCTGTTAAAAGTGCGACTACAACTATAATCATCAGTGAGCTCAGCCAGAATTTGTGGCTGCTGCTGATAGGGTGCCGTACAGACTGGGTCCACGGTAAGGCATTTAGGGCCCCAAAGCTGAGTGATAGTAGTGCTGTGGTGTGGACAAATAAAGATGATATGCTCACAAGTATCAATAGCCACAGTCGTACATGTGCTAACTTGGCAAGATATAACATTAGCGGCAAGGCAAGTAGACTTGCTAGAGCCTGTCGTGAATGTGCGTTTTGAAGAAAGCCATGAAGCATTGGGCTAGTAGTGATTGAAAGAGCCCACCAGCTACCCCAAGCTACCAAACTTCGTTGATAAGCTAAAAGTAGACCGATGGTCGCATAACCAGCGACTACAAGACCATGAACAGCAGCCATACGATATGGCAGATGTAAAATTAGGCTGGAAAAAGACCACCAAAAGGGTTCCCCTGGTAGGTACCGTATTGGGTCCTCAGCCAAGTAGTAGTTGAGCTTTGTGATATCACTAGTTCCCCAGCAAGCCAGTGTAAAAAACACGGCTGTGACAATCAGCCACAAAAAAGATACCATCCACCAGTACTTCCGGTACCCAGCAGCTCCAATCCAACTCAGTAAACCAGCAAGCAATAGCTGGATGGTGAAAAGGCCTCCAAGCAAGAGAGGAGCTGCTGTTACCTGATCAATCCGGAACGGTGTTTCAGCCGGTAAGCTGATCAGCATTAGTAACGTCGCAGGTGGTTAATCAAGCGATCTGCAGATAACTGCCGCCGATACCACTCTAGCTGTAGCAAGCAATATCTCCTGCGGCGGAGAGATCTCTCAGATGAGGTAATAAGATGTTGGTTAATGCTATATAAGGCTGTAAGTACCTGATGCCAGCGGGACAAAAGCGCGGCCTCTGAATGATGCTGCAGCAAAAATTCGATTTCTGCATGCGGTATTGTCCAGGCCGCCGGATTGTGTACAGCTGCAGATATACGCTGCAGATCCCAACTAAGGGTTCCACAGCCTATCTGGTGTCCCACAAACCCTGGGTCAATAGTATCGGCAAGTGCATGATTCAAACTGCTGAAAACTACACAGCCACAGGCCAGTGCTTCTAGTGGCGGTAGGCCAAAACCTTCGCTAATACCCTGGCTGCGCCAGTACTCTGCAGAGTCATAGAGAACTACGGTTGAGCTGTTAAACAGCTCAACCAGATCGGAGACCCAGTCGTGTTGAACAGTAACCTTCAGGCCTACTGCCTTTAGGGCGGGCACTAGTTTGTTTAGAACGTAGCGACTGATTTTGCGGGCTTGAACCAAGACGTCAATTGGGCGTGAGTCCACTTTGTTGCTATCTATATCTCTATCCAGAGACTTGCAACAGCGTGCTCCACGTTGAAGCCATTGTGGCTCAAGAGCATTTGGAACTAGGAAAAGAGGGTTGTGCGGGGCACGATCGCCCCAGTACCCAAGTGTGTTTCGGCTCACAGCTAACACAGGGACCCCAGGGGGTAGGTCGAAACCGTAACCGCTGCTATGAGCATGATAGGCCACGCA
Coding sequences within:
- a CDS encoding glycosyltransferase, which codes for MLVPGTGPRFHCGGLNVELQTARLLSHLITTEVITYRQKQANFLYLADLLRAETFPGQDEILWLVSWGFDVPNLLRRLHGRCVAYHAHSSGYGFDLPPGVPVLAVSRNTLGYWGDRAPHNPLFLVPNALEPQWLQRGARCCKSLDRDIDSNKVDSRPIDVLVQARKISRYVLNKLVPALKAVGLKVTVQHDWVSDLVELFNSSTVVLYDSAEYWRSQGISEGFGLPPLEALACGCVVFSSLNHALADTIDPGFVGHQIGCGTLSWDLQRISAAVHNPAAWTIPHAEIEFLLQHHSEAALLSRWHQVLTALYSINQHLITSSERSLRRRRYCLLQLEWYRRQLSADRLINHLRRY